From the Lathyrus oleraceus cultivar Zhongwan6 chromosome 4, CAAS_Psat_ZW6_1.0, whole genome shotgun sequence genome, one window contains:
- the LOC127076049 gene encoding protein SUPPRESSOR OF PHYA-105 1 has protein sequence MTANNGRGSDEHKRKSNVVIGNENNGLTRNFASLVGSGHPSTSFCSTTDPKHIVEKLHVRKYHNSFSREVALKKVEEQIPLRLSKRQKGSDSRINLNHEPCKMKSASSTSSYPQKGKGVLQKMSGAECFNDGIVLRVWMKSESCRMKKPERLYIFKQILELVDFAHSQGFVLQEIKPSCFTLSPSNKIKYIGSYSEQVFDDRKSCFTVFKSCLKAIVTCKETESLKQQQHHFKEKMCLDGSSYQHAFAEEKQFVSETIQLEEKWYTSPESVDDGTCTFSSNVYSLGVLLFELLCNIESLEAHSSVMFDMRHRILPPKFLSQNAKEAGFCLWLLHPEPSSRPNTRMILESEFIRELEESSSGDNVIVTEGDVADTEELLNFLISVEEEKKKHETKLTEELNFLNEDIKEVERNHTYETDSVFPLAQLSYRNFQNSSTDIGRSIPRSFPDEARFMSTISQLENSYFSMRFQGLLKEAATVKTSDKTVMESRWRLPHLENVSSNDPKRIQGSIGCLGPFFDGLCKFARYSKFEERGTLRNSDLLSSANVICALSFDRDEDYIAAGGISKKIKIFDLNATSSDSIDIQYPVVEMSNKSKLSCVCWNSYIKNHLASTDYDGVVQMWDAGTGQPLSQYMEHQKRTWSVHFSVSDPKMFASGSDDCSVKLWNISERNSIGTILSPANVCCVQFSEYSSNLLFFGSADYKVYGYDLRHTKIPWCTLSGHGKAVSYVKFIDAQTVVSASTDNTLKLWDLKKTSSAELASDSCDLTFRGHSNEKNFVGLSVLDGYIACGSESNEVYCYHKSLPVPIASHKFESIDPISGHSNSCDNTGQFVSSVCWRKKSNMLVAANSVGIVKLLQMV, from the exons ATGACTGCAAATAATGGTAGAGGAAGTGATGAACATAAGAGAAAAAGCAATGTGGTTATTGGTAATGAGAATAATGGTTTGACTAGAAATTTTGCTTCTTTAGTTGGATCTGGACATCCTAGTACTAGTTTTTGTTCCACCACAGATCCTAAACACATTGTTGAAAAATTGCATGTTAGGAAGTATCATAATAGCTTTAGTAGAGAAGTTGCATTGAAAAAAGTTGAAGAACAGATACCTCTCAGGTTAAGCAAAAGACAAAAGGGAAGTGATTCTAGGATAAACTTAAATCATGAACCATGTAAAATGAAAAGTGCTTCATCTACATCTAGTTATCCTCAAAAGGGAAAGGGAGTTCTTCAGAAAATGTCTGGCGCAGAATGTTTTAACGACGGAATCGTGTTGAGAGTGTGGATGAAGTCTGAAAGTTGTAGAATGAAGAAACCAGAAAGGTTGTATATATTTAAACAGATCTTGGAGTTGGTTGATTTTGCACACTCTCAAGGGTTTGTCTTGCAGGAGATAAAACCATCTTGTTTTACGTTATCGCCTTCGAATAAGATTAAATACATTGGTTCGTATAGCGAACAAGTTTTTGATGACAGAAAATCGTGTTTCACCGTGTTTAAGTCGTGTCTTAAGGCCATCGTGACTTGTAAAGAGACAGAATCTCTTAAGCAGCAGCAGCATCATTTCAAAGAAAAGATGTGTCTAGATGGTTCCAGTTATCAACATGCTTTTGCAGAAGAAAAGCAGTTTGTTTCTGAAACCATACAGTTAGAAGAGAAGTGGTACACTAGTCCAGAATCGGTCGATGATGGAACTTGCACTTTTTCTTCAAATGTTTATAGCCTCGGAGTTCTTCTCTTTGAG TTGCTGTGCAATATTGAGTCATTGGAAGCACATTCATCTGTGATGTTTGATATGCGTCATCGAATCTTACCGCCGAAGTTTCTATCACAAAATGCAAAGGAAGCTGGTTTTTGTCTATGGCTTCTGCACCCTGAACCTTCTTCTCGTCCTAATACAAG GATGATTTTAGAATCTGAGTTTATACGCGAATTAGAGGAATCGAGTTCCGGAGATAATGTTATAGTAACGGAAGGCGATGTAGCTGACACTGAGGAGTTACTGAATTTTCTAATTTCGGttgaagaagaaaagaaaaaacatGAAACCAAATTGACAGAAGAGTTAAATTTTTTGAATGAAGATATTAAGGAGGTAGAAAGAAATCATACATATGAGACTGATTCAGTATTTCCTTTGGCACAATTGAGCTATCGAAACTTTCAAAATTCTTCCACAGATATCGGTCGATCTATTCCAAGGTCATTCCCCGACGAAGCAAGGTTTATGAGTACTATAAGTCAGCTAGAGAATAGTTACTTTTCCATGAGATTCCAAGGCCTGCTCAAGGAGGCTGCAACTGTTAAAACCAGCGATAAAACCGTGATGGAAAGTAGATGGCGATTGCCTCATTTAGAGAATGTTAGTAGTAATGATCCGAAGAGAATTCAAGGCTCTATCGGTTGTTTAGGACCTTTCTTTGATGGTTTATGCAAATTCGCTCGTTACAGTAAGTTTGAAGAGCGCGGAACATTGAGAAATAGTGATCTTCTTAGTTCTGCCAATGTGATATGTGCCTTGAGTTTTGACCGCGACGAGGACTACATAGCGGCCGGTGGGATTTCGAAGAAGATAAAGATATTTGACCTCAATGCTACTTCGAGCGATTCTATAGACATTCAGTACCCCGTTGTCGAGATGTCAAATAAATCAAAGCTTAGTTGCGTGTGCTGGAACAGTTATATAAAAAACCATCTCGCTTCTACGGATTATGATGGTGTGGTTCAGATGTGGGATGCAGGCACCGGTCAGCCACTGTCTCAATACATGGAGCACCAGAAGAGAACTTGGTCTGTTCACTTTTCGGTGTCCGATCCAAAAATGTTTGCTAGTGGAAGCGACGATTGTTCTGTTAAACTGTGGAATATCAGCGAG AGAAATTCTATAGGAACCATATTGAGTCCTGCAAATGTATGTTGTGTTCAGTTCTCTGAATACTCATCGAATCTATTGTTTTTCGGATCGGCTGATTACAAGGTCTACGGTTATGATCTTCGTCACACTAAAATCCCTTGGTGTACATTATCTGGTCATGGAAAAGCTGTTAGCTATGTAAAATTTATCGATGCACAAACAGTTGTGTCTGCTTCCACTGATAACACTTTGAAGCTATGGGACCTGAAGAAAACTAGCTCAGCTGAATTAGCATCTGATTCTTGTGACTTAACCTTTAGAGGTCATAGTAATGAAAAG AATTTCGTTGGTTTATCGGTTTTGGATGGATACATTGCATGTGGTTCAGAATCTAATGAG GTATACTGTTATCACAAATCTCTGCCAGTGCCGATTGCATCTCACAAATTCGAGTCAATCGATCCTATTTCCGGCCATTCAAATAGTTGTGACAACACCGGACAATTCGTTTCTAGCGTCTGCTGGAGAAAGAAGTCTAACATGCTAGTCGCAGCCAACTCAGTTGGAATCGTGAAACTACTGCAGATGGTGTGA